Proteins from one Microbacterium faecale genomic window:
- a CDS encoding MFS transporter, translating into MTDAGDGTPTTRSIALSAAGRWRAFGVSVTVAALTIMDISKVNVGLASIETALGGGSTELQLVVSGYILAFGLILVPAGRIGDQRSRRTLMIGGLVGFTLASALGALAPNIWVLVAARFLQGVAAGVQMPQVMGTIQQIFTGAERARAFGIFGAIVGLSTALGPTLGGMVIGLGGETDGWRWIFWMNVPLGAIVIAVMVRVLPEVRRPSGERLSLDPVGLALFTIVVVTLMIPFLLTTGSPDDAAMRWWLLVPAVLFAAGFVAWERHYARTGRQPLVPLRLFRITSWRNGTMLQALYFAALPSIFLLMALYLQNGLGYSALVAGVVTIGFALLSAASSWYSGRLVARFGRALVIVGLFIVLISIVGLVLVARFTSDETTPWVMAGIMVIGGVGGGIVISPNQTLTLAEIPRSEGGLAGSVGQLAQRVGNAIGAAIALSLFYSTVYLEEGTRPHETVFNDAFSNGLLAAALFVTASLVIAFIDLGSRRRQAREGHGR; encoded by the coding sequence GTGACCGACGCAGGAGACGGAACCCCGACCACCCGCAGCATCGCCCTGAGCGCTGCCGGCCGGTGGCGTGCGTTCGGCGTGAGCGTGACCGTCGCCGCCCTGACGATCATGGACATCTCCAAGGTCAACGTCGGGCTCGCGTCGATCGAGACCGCGCTCGGCGGCGGATCCACCGAGCTTCAGCTGGTCGTGTCCGGCTACATTCTCGCGTTCGGGCTCATCCTGGTGCCCGCCGGCCGCATCGGCGACCAGCGGTCGCGCCGCACGCTCATGATCGGCGGTCTGGTCGGCTTCACGTTGGCGAGCGCCCTCGGCGCACTTGCCCCGAACATCTGGGTGCTCGTCGCGGCGCGCTTCCTGCAGGGCGTCGCGGCCGGGGTGCAGATGCCGCAGGTCATGGGCACGATCCAACAGATCTTCACGGGCGCGGAGCGGGCGCGGGCGTTCGGCATCTTCGGCGCGATCGTGGGGCTATCGACCGCGCTCGGTCCGACGCTCGGCGGCATGGTCATCGGGCTCGGCGGAGAGACCGACGGGTGGCGGTGGATCTTCTGGATGAACGTCCCCCTCGGTGCGATCGTCATCGCCGTCATGGTGCGCGTCCTTCCCGAGGTCAGACGACCGTCCGGCGAGCGGCTCTCGCTGGATCCGGTCGGTCTCGCGCTCTTCACGATCGTCGTCGTGACGCTCATGATTCCGTTCCTCCTCACGACGGGGTCGCCGGACGACGCCGCAATGCGCTGGTGGCTGCTCGTGCCCGCGGTCCTGTTCGCTGCCGGTTTCGTCGCATGGGAACGCCACTACGCGCGCACCGGCCGGCAGCCGCTCGTCCCGCTACGGCTGTTCCGCATCACATCCTGGCGCAACGGCACGATGCTGCAGGCGCTCTACTTTGCCGCCCTGCCGTCGATCTTCCTGCTCATGGCGCTGTATCTGCAGAACGGACTGGGGTATTCCGCACTCGTCGCCGGTGTCGTGACGATCGGCTTCGCGCTGTTGAGCGCGGCCTCCTCGTGGTACAGCGGCCGCCTCGTCGCGCGGTTCGGCCGGGCGCTCGTCATCGTCGGCCTCTTCATCGTGCTCATCTCGATCGTCGGCCTCGTCCTCGTGGCGCGCTTCACGAGCGACGAGACGACCCCCTGGGTCATGGCCGGCATCATGGTCATCGGAGGCGTCGGCGGCGGCATCGTCATCTCGCCGAACCAGACGTTGACGCTCGCGGAGATCCCACGCTCGGAGGGCGGCCTCGCCGGATCCGTCGGCCAGCTCGCCCAGCGCGTCGGCAACGCCATCGGTGCTGCAATCGCCCTGTCGCTGTTTTACTCGACCGTGTACCTCGAAGAGGGCACGCGGCCGCACGAGACGGTCTTCAACGACGCGTTCAGCAACGGGCTGCTCGCGGCGGCGCTGTTCGTGACGGCGTCGCTCGTCATCGCCTTCATCGACCTCGGATCGCGCCGGCGTCAGGCGCGGGAAGGACACGGCAGATGA
- a CDS encoding glucose-6-phosphate dehydrogenase assembly protein OpcA, with the protein MIIDLNETTVSTVAKKLVSVREEGGAVALGRVLTLIIKSDHRPAERAIEAANDASREHPMRVIVLVTHPEDASRLDAQIRIGGDAGASEVIILRAHGEAANNPESLVTGLLLPDAPVVVWWPDTPPEAPALDPLGRIAQRRITDSSTSQAASERLQRLDETYRPGDTDLAWTRLTTWREQLAAVLDQPPYEPVTAIEVRGASPSPSTALLAAWLGLALDAPVSWQYEDPAEWNHGMRSVRLTRASGDIVLERKTPTHAVLTQPGQPDHELLLPRRTLRECIAEELRRLDPDPLYGRVITDGWNALPAPVQTHGYAPVPTGATEKENDA; encoded by the coding sequence GTGATTATCGACCTCAACGAGACCACCGTCTCGACCGTCGCGAAGAAGCTCGTGTCCGTCCGCGAAGAGGGCGGCGCGGTCGCACTCGGTCGCGTGCTCACACTCATCATCAAGAGCGATCACCGACCCGCAGAGCGCGCGATCGAGGCCGCCAACGATGCGTCGCGCGAGCACCCGATGCGCGTCATCGTGCTCGTCACCCACCCGGAAGACGCCTCGCGTCTCGACGCCCAGATCCGCATCGGCGGCGACGCCGGCGCGAGCGAGGTCATCATCCTGCGCGCGCACGGCGAGGCGGCGAACAATCCCGAGTCGCTCGTCACCGGTCTGCTCCTGCCCGACGCGCCCGTCGTGGTGTGGTGGCCGGACACTCCCCCGGAAGCGCCGGCGCTCGACCCGCTCGGACGCATCGCCCAGCGGCGCATCACCGACTCGTCGACGTCTCAAGCAGCCTCCGAGCGCCTTCAGCGTCTCGACGAGACGTACCGGCCCGGCGACACGGACCTCGCGTGGACGCGGCTGACGACCTGGCGTGAGCAGCTCGCCGCCGTTCTCGACCAGCCGCCGTACGAGCCCGTCACCGCGATCGAGGTGCGCGGCGCGAGCCCGTCGCCCTCCACCGCGCTGCTCGCGGCCTGGCTCGGGCTCGCGCTCGACGCCCCCGTGTCGTGGCAGTACGAGGACCCCGCCGAGTGGAACCACGGCATGCGCTCGGTGCGCCTGACGCGCGCGTCCGGCGATATCGTGCTCGAGCGCAAGACGCCGACGCACGCGGTCCTCACGCAACCCGGGCAGCCCGACCATGAGCTGCTCCTGCCCCGACGCACGCTACGCGAGTGCATCGCCGAAGAGCTGCGCCGGCTCGACCCGGACCCGCTCTACGGCCGCGTCATC
- a CDS encoding heme o synthase has product MTSHPERASAAGHADTVRTGRRGVRRTIAAYVALTKPRVLELLLVSTIPVMFLAAQGLPNLWLVLATVIGGSLSAGSAASFNMYLDRDIDRVMKRTQNRPLVTGEVTPRETLIFSWVLAVVQAVWLLAFTNVLTAFLSSFAIFFYVVIYTMLLKRHTEQNIVWGGIAGCFPVLIGWTAVTNSLAWAPFVLFVLVFLWTPPHYWPLSMKYAGDYDETDVPMLGATRSGAQVGLQVVLYAWATVACSLLLIPVAQMGLVYSACAVVFGGWFIYESHRMYTMSVRAEAGVERGSEARPMRVFHASITYLTLVFLAVAVDPLLPF; this is encoded by the coding sequence ATGACTTCTCACCCGGAGCGCGCGTCGGCCGCAGGGCACGCCGACACAGTGCGCACGGGGCGCCGGGGCGTGCGCCGCACGATCGCCGCTTACGTCGCGCTCACGAAGCCGCGCGTGCTCGAGCTGCTGCTGGTGTCGACCATCCCGGTGATGTTCCTCGCCGCGCAGGGGCTGCCGAACCTCTGGCTCGTCCTCGCGACCGTTATCGGTGGCTCGCTGAGCGCCGGATCTGCCGCCTCGTTCAATATGTATCTCGATCGCGACATCGACCGGGTGATGAAGCGCACGCAGAACCGTCCGCTCGTCACGGGCGAGGTCACCCCGCGCGAGACCCTCATCTTCTCGTGGGTGCTCGCCGTCGTACAGGCCGTGTGGCTGCTGGCCTTCACCAACGTGCTGACGGCATTCCTGTCGTCGTTCGCCATCTTCTTCTACGTCGTGATCTACACGATGCTGCTCAAGCGCCACACCGAGCAGAACATCGTGTGGGGCGGGATCGCCGGCTGCTTCCCCGTGCTCATCGGCTGGACCGCCGTGACGAACTCGCTCGCCTGGGCACCGTTCGTGCTGTTCGTGCTCGTCTTCCTCTGGACGCCGCCGCACTACTGGCCGCTGTCGATGAAGTACGCCGGCGATTACGACGAGACCGACGTGCCGATGCTCGGGGCCACCCGATCGGGTGCACAGGTCGGCCTGCAGGTCGTGCTGTACGCGTGGGCGACCGTCGCGTGCTCGCTCCTGCTGATTCCCGTCGCGCAGATGGGGCTGGTCTACTCGGCCTGCGCGGTCGTGTTCGGCGGCTGGTTCATCTACGAGTCGCACCGTATGTACACCATGTCGGTGCGCGCCGAGGCGGGCGTCGAGCGGGGCTCGGAGGCGCGGCCGATGCGCGTCTTCCACGCGTCGATCACCTACCTCACCCTCGTCTTCCTCGCCGTCGCCGTCGACCCGCTGCTGCCGTTCTGA
- the tkt gene encoding transketolase → MAELRWDEIDQRAVDTARVLAADAVEKVGNGHPGTAMSLAPAAYLLYQRVMNHDPADPHWVGRDRFILSAGHSSLTQYVQLYLGGFGLELDDLKALRTWGSKTPGHPEFRETEGVEITTGPLGQGLASSVGFAYAARYERGLFDPEAAAGESPFDHFVYVVASDGDLQEGVTSEASSLAGHQQLGNLVVLYDANQISIEDDTDVAFTEDVQARYEAYGWQVLTVDWKKTGDYVEDIAELSAAIEEAKQATDKPSLIVLKTVIGWPAPNKKDTGGIHGSALGGEELAATKQILGFDPEQTFEVSDEVIAHTRSLSERGAGIRAEWQKKFDAWAAANPERKALFDRLEAGELPDGLESALPDFEDGGSIATRAASGKVINALAAELPELWGGSADLAGSNNTTIDGADSFNVPARSTAKFSGTPYGRVLHFGIREHAMGAILNGIVLHGKTRAYGGTFLQFSDYMRPSVRLAALMDIPSIFVWTHDSVALGEDGPTHQPIEHLAALRAIPNLAVVRPADANETAYAWLETLTRRGGPTGFALTRQGVPTFTRAADAASGDDFASAALTAKGAYVLQEAPGGTPDVILIGTGSEVQLAVEAREQLKAEGVNARVVSAPSLEWFAEQSEEYRESVLPSAVTARVSVEAGIALSWRDIVGDRGRSISIEHFGASADYKTLFQKFGITTEAVVEAARETLKENA, encoded by the coding sequence GTGGCGGAACTGCGTTGGGACGAGATCGATCAGCGTGCGGTCGACACGGCACGAGTGCTTGCGGCGGATGCCGTCGAGAAGGTGGGCAACGGACATCCGGGCACCGCTATGAGCCTCGCACCAGCGGCGTACCTGCTGTACCAACGCGTGATGAACCACGATCCCGCTGACCCGCACTGGGTGGGGCGCGACCGCTTCATCCTCTCGGCCGGCCACTCCTCGCTGACGCAGTACGTGCAGCTGTACCTCGGCGGCTTCGGGCTCGAGCTCGACGACCTCAAGGCGCTGCGCACCTGGGGATCGAAGACGCCCGGCCACCCCGAGTTCCGTGAGACCGAGGGCGTCGAGATCACGACAGGTCCGCTCGGCCAGGGCCTCGCCTCGTCCGTCGGGTTCGCGTATGCGGCGCGCTACGAGCGCGGTCTGTTCGACCCCGAGGCGGCCGCCGGCGAGAGCCCGTTCGACCATTTCGTGTACGTCGTCGCAAGCGATGGCGACCTGCAGGAGGGCGTCACGAGCGAGGCCTCCTCGCTCGCCGGGCACCAGCAGCTCGGCAACCTCGTCGTGCTCTACGACGCGAACCAGATCTCGATCGAGGATGACACGGACGTCGCCTTCACCGAGGACGTGCAGGCGCGCTACGAGGCCTATGGCTGGCAGGTCCTGACGGTCGACTGGAAGAAGACCGGCGACTACGTCGAGGACATCGCCGAGCTCTCAGCCGCGATCGAGGAGGCGAAGCAGGCGACCGACAAGCCGTCGCTCATCGTGCTCAAGACCGTCATCGGCTGGCCCGCTCCGAATAAGAAGGACACGGGCGGCATCCACGGCTCGGCACTCGGCGGCGAGGAACTCGCGGCGACGAAGCAGATCCTCGGCTTCGACCCGGAGCAGACCTTCGAGGTCTCCGACGAGGTCATCGCCCACACACGCTCGCTCAGCGAGCGTGGCGCGGGCATCCGCGCCGAGTGGCAGAAGAAGTTCGACGCGTGGGCCGCCGCGAACCCCGAGCGCAAGGCGCTGTTCGACCGGCTCGAGGCCGGCGAGCTGCCCGACGGCCTCGAGTCCGCCCTGCCCGACTTCGAAGACGGCGGCTCGATCGCGACCCGCGCCGCCTCGGGCAAGGTCATCAACGCGCTCGCGGCCGAGCTGCCCGAGCTGTGGGGCGGATCCGCCGACCTCGCCGGCTCGAACAACACGACCATCGATGGCGCTGACTCGTTCAACGTCCCCGCCCGCTCCACCGCGAAGTTCTCCGGCACGCCGTACGGCCGCGTGCTGCACTTCGGCATCCGCGAGCACGCGATGGGCGCGATCCTGAACGGCATCGTGCTGCACGGCAAGACGCGCGCGTACGGCGGCACATTCCTGCAGTTCTCGGACTACATGCGGCCGTCGGTGCGCCTCGCCGCGCTCATGGACATCCCGAGCATCTTCGTGTGGACGCACGACTCGGTCGCGCTCGGCGAGGACGGCCCAACGCACCAGCCGATCGAGCACCTGGCTGCCCTGCGTGCGATCCCGAACCTCGCGGTCGTTCGTCCGGCGGACGCCAACGAGACGGCGTACGCGTGGCTCGAGACGCTCACGCGCCGCGGCGGTCCGACGGGCTTCGCGCTCACTCGCCAGGGCGTTCCGACCTTCACGCGGGCTGCGGACGCTGCGTCGGGCGACGACTTCGCTTCGGCCGCGCTCACCGCGAAGGGCGCCTACGTGCTGCAGGAGGCTCCCGGCGGCACGCCGGACGTCATTCTCATCGGCACCGGCTCCGAGGTTCAGCTCGCCGTCGAGGCGCGCGAGCAGCTCAAGGCCGAGGGCGTCAACGCCCGGGTCGTCTCGGCGCCGTCGCTCGAATGGTTCGCCGAGCAGAGCGAGGAGTACCGCGAGAGCGTCCTGCCGTCGGCTGTCACGGCGCGTGTCTCCGTCGAGGCGGGCATCGCCCTGTCGTGGCGCGACATCGTCGGCGACCGCGGCCGCTCGATCTCGATCGAGCACTTCGGCGCCTCCGCCGACTACAAGACCCTGTTCCAGAAGTTCGGTATCACCACCGAGGCGGTCGTCGAGGCCGCACGCGAGACCCTCAAGGAGAACGCATGA
- the tal gene encoding transaldolase — translation MTSPTAQLSSAGVSIWLDDLSRERITSGNLAELITTRDVTGVTTNPTIFAGALSNGAAYADSVAELAAQGATTDQAIFSITTRDVQEACDVFRPVYDATDGVDGRVSIEVSPDLAHDTAGTVEQAKDLWKRVDRENALIKIPATRGGLPAITETIGAGISVNVTLIFSLERYGEVIDAYLAGLEKARDAGHDLSKLRSVASFFVSRVDTEVDGRLTKIGSDDATALKSRAGIANARLAYELFEKRFAEKRAADLLAAGANVQRPLWASTGVKDPALPDTLYVTELVAEGTVNTMPEKTLEATFDHAEVRGDTVTVNYEDAREVFAQLAAVGVDFADVTQVLEDEGVEKFDASWRDLQKTVTDALEAAR, via the coding sequence ATGACCTCCCCCACCGCACAGCTCTCGTCCGCCGGCGTCAGCATCTGGCTCGACGACCTCTCGCGTGAGCGCATCACGAGCGGCAACCTCGCCGAGCTGATCACGACGCGCGACGTCACGGGAGTGACGACGAACCCGACGATCTTCGCCGGTGCGCTCTCGAACGGAGCCGCCTACGCGGATTCCGTGGCCGAGCTCGCCGCGCAGGGCGCGACGACCGACCAGGCGATCTTCTCCATCACGACGCGCGACGTGCAGGAGGCGTGCGACGTGTTCCGTCCCGTCTACGACGCGACCGACGGCGTCGACGGGCGCGTCTCGATCGAGGTCTCCCCCGACCTCGCCCACGATACGGCGGGCACCGTCGAGCAGGCGAAGGATCTCTGGAAGCGCGTCGACCGCGAGAACGCCCTCATCAAGATCCCGGCGACCCGGGGCGGTCTGCCCGCCATCACCGAGACGATCGGCGCGGGCATCAGCGTCAACGTCACGCTGATCTTCAGCCTCGAGCGTTACGGCGAGGTCATCGACGCGTACCTCGCGGGCCTCGAGAAGGCGCGCGACGCGGGCCACGACCTGTCGAAGCTGCGTTCCGTCGCCTCGTTCTTCGTGTCGCGCGTCGACACGGAGGTCGATGGGCGTCTCACGAAGATCGGATCCGACGACGCCACCGCGCTGAAGTCGCGCGCCGGCATCGCGAACGCGCGCCTCGCCTACGAGCTCTTCGAGAAGCGCTTCGCCGAGAAGCGCGCAGCCGACCTCCTGGCCGCGGGCGCGAACGTGCAGCGTCCGCTGTGGGCGTCGACGGGTGTCAAGGACCCCGCGCTGCCGGACACGCTCTACGTGACCGAACTCGTCGCCGAGGGCACCGTGAACACGATGCCGGAGAAGACGCTCGAGGCCACGTTCGACCACGCCGAGGTCCGCGGCGACACCGTCACCGTGAACTATGAGGACGCCCGCGAGGTGTTCGCGCAGCTCGCCGCCGTCGGCGTCGACTTCGCCGACGTCACACAGGTCCTCGAGGACGAGGGCGTCGAGAAGTTCGACGCCTCGTGGCGGGACCTGCAGAAGACGGTCACCGACGCCCTCGAGGCCGCTCGCTGA
- the zwf gene encoding glucose-6-phosphate dehydrogenase, producing MPAPIQRGVNPLRDSDDRRLNRIAGPSALVIFGVTGDLSRKKLMPAVYDLANRGLLPPGFALVGFARREWDDQDFAEVVRDAVMRHARTEFREETWQQLAEGIRFVEGTFDDDDAFARLRETVDTLDRERGTMGNHAFYLSIPPNAFDIVAQQLLRSGLVDEKADEDRWRRVVIEKPFGHDLESARELNDSLEAAFPSDAIFRIDHYLGKETVQNILALRFANELYEPLWNKNHIDHVQITMAEDIGVGGRAGYYDGVGAARDVIQNHLLQLLALTAMEEPISLSADHLRAEKEKVLEAVRLPEDLSTATARGQYAGGWQGGEQVTGFRDEEGMNPRSATETYAAIKVGIETRRWEGVPFYLRTGKRLGRRVTEIAIVFKRAPEYLFERGRDRSELGQNALVIRVQPDEGVTLRFGSKVPGNGTHVRDVTMDFGYGHAFTEASPEAYERLILDVLLGDPPLFPRHEEVELSWRILDPVEEYWASLDTPVEQYEPGSWGPESADALLAQDGRVWRRP from the coding sequence ATGCCTGCTCCCATCCAGCGCGGCGTCAATCCGCTGCGCGACAGCGACGACCGTCGCCTCAATCGCATCGCCGGGCCCAGTGCTCTCGTGATCTTCGGCGTGACGGGCGACCTGTCACGCAAGAAGCTGATGCCGGCCGTGTACGACCTCGCCAACCGCGGCCTCCTTCCCCCCGGATTCGCCTTGGTCGGCTTCGCCCGCCGCGAGTGGGACGATCAGGACTTCGCGGAGGTCGTCCGCGACGCCGTGATGCGCCACGCCCGCACGGAGTTCCGGGAGGAGACGTGGCAGCAGCTCGCGGAGGGGATCCGCTTCGTCGAGGGCACCTTCGACGACGACGACGCGTTCGCGCGCCTCCGTGAGACCGTCGACACGCTCGACCGCGAGCGCGGAACGATGGGCAACCACGCGTTCTACCTGTCGATTCCGCCGAACGCGTTCGACATCGTCGCGCAGCAGCTGCTGCGTTCGGGCCTCGTCGACGAGAAGGCGGACGAGGACCGCTGGCGTCGCGTCGTCATCGAGAAGCCGTTCGGTCACGACCTCGAGTCGGCGCGCGAGCTGAATGACTCGCTCGAGGCCGCCTTCCCGAGCGACGCGATCTTTCGCATCGACCACTACCTCGGCAAGGAGACGGTCCAGAACATCCTGGCCCTGCGCTTCGCCAACGAGCTCTACGAGCCGCTGTGGAATAAGAACCACATCGACCACGTGCAGATCACCATGGCCGAGGACATCGGCGTCGGCGGCCGCGCTGGCTACTACGACGGGGTCGGTGCGGCGCGCGACGTGATCCAGAATCACCTGCTGCAGCTGCTCGCGCTGACCGCGATGGAGGAGCCGATCAGCCTGTCCGCTGACCACCTCCGCGCCGAGAAGGAGAAGGTGCTGGAGGCCGTACGCCTCCCCGAGGACCTCTCCACCGCCACCGCCCGCGGCCAGTACGCCGGCGGATGGCAGGGTGGCGAGCAGGTCACCGGCTTCCGCGACGAGGAGGGGATGAACCCGCGCTCGGCAACCGAGACGTACGCCGCGATCAAGGTCGGGATCGAGACCCGCCGCTGGGAGGGCGTGCCGTTCTATCTGCGCACCGGCAAGCGCCTCGGTCGCCGGGTGACAGAGATCGCGATCGTCTTCAAACGCGCCCCCGAGTACCTGTTCGAACGCGGACGCGACCGGTCGGAGCTCGGCCAGAATGCGCTCGTGATTCGCGTGCAGCCCGATGAGGGCGTGACGCTGCGATTCGGTTCGAAGGTGCCCGGCAACGGAACGCACGTGCGGGACGTCACGATGGACTTCGGATACGGCCACGCTTTCACCGAGGCGAGCCCTGAGGCATACGAGCGCCTGATCCTCGACGTGCTGCTCGGAGATCCGCCGCTCTTCCCCCGCCACGAGGAAGTCGAGCTGTCCTGGCGCATCCTCGACCCCGTCGAGGAGTACTGGGCATCGCTCGACACGCCTGTCGAGCAGTACGAACCCGGATCCTGGGGACCCGAATCCGCCGATGCCCTGCTCGCGCAGGACGGTCGCGTTTGGAGGCGCCCGTGA